Genomic DNA from Kluyveromyces lactis strain NRRL Y-1140 chromosome C complete sequence:
TCGCGGTTATTTCGTATATATTTGCCACCTGTAACTGATTTCCTTTATTTCTCATAATGCCTTTAAAATGACAAGCTACGGTAAAAGCTTCCTCAGTAACAGTAACAATCGAATCTTAGAAAAACGTGACTTCATCATCGTTCGTAATGATTGTGCTGGATATTCGGGTAACCttgatttgattttattgTGCGGGTAactattttctttcttttcggTGAAAAAGCATTAAAAGTTTGACAGAAGATGAATTgagcgatgagatgagatgagatgggATTAAATCAAAGGCTGTCAGAAGGTTCAGTATCTTGGCCGATTGTATTGAATTGACTTGCATCATCAGTTGTGTTTAGACCATTCTTCTTGTCTGTGGGCAAATAGGTTACAAAGTCGAATAATAATGGGTGGTTCAcagttgaagaacttgaagGCCGCTTTAAAGGCTAATGGGTTGACTGGTCAGACCAATGTCAAGAAGAGTTCTAAGAAGAAGGGCAAATCTCCCAGGGAGTTTGATAGAGAAGAAAGACAGAAGactattgaaagaattaggGAACAGTTTAATCCGTTTGATGTGAAAACAAATCGTAATAAAAAGGTTGGTGTGATGAGGGAATCTGCAGCTAAACTTGCAGTAGGTAAGCCGGGAATCACTAAACAAGCCGGTGAAGATCAACGTAAAATGTTCTACGAAGCCAAGAAGTCCAGCAAGAACAGAAGCGGTGGTGTCTTAGATAAACGTTTTGGTGAAAAGGATAAGAATTTGACTTCCGAGGAGATCATGTTGGAACGTTTCACAAAGGAAAGACAACGTCAATCTTCGACGAAAAGATCGTTATTCAATTTAGACGATAGCGATGGTGGTGAGGATGAAAACGTGTACGGTGAAAAGTTGACTCATTATGGTAAGTCTCTTTCCTTGGAAGATGATTTCGATGAAGGTGATTTGGGGTTACAGCATTCTGATTCGGAGGACTTCAGGTTGAAACAAGCTGgtaaaagaaatatggCGGATCAATACGGAGATGAAGGGTTAGGTGATGACGCTTTGCAAGAGCCAGCAAGAAAGAAGACTAAGGCAGAAGTCATGCAAGAGGTCATTGCTAAATCCAAATTTTACAAACATGAAAGACAAAAGGCGCAGGAGAAATTGGTCCAAGATATCGAAGGCCTTGATGACGATTTCGAAAGCATTATGTCTGAATTAAGGACGTTACCAAAGACTAAACCTTCTCAAACTGAGATTTCGACCTCCACAGACATCGCTCCAGATTATGATATCAAGGTGAAAGAGTTAGTCTTGGAGAAAAGAGCTGCCCCTGCAGATAGAACTAAAACAGATGAAGAGAttaagaaagaatatgaGGACAAACAAAAGGAATTGGAGCAGAAAAGGCTTGATCGTATGAACGGTATTTTCAACattgaagatcaaaaagATGCTGGTGTTGAAGATTTGGGAGAAGAGTTTTGGGAAGATAGCGACTCTGAGGAGGGCGAATATGGTGAATATATCAAAGCAATTCCTGACTCGGATGACGACGTTGATTTCGAGAAGGATAACAATGATGACAATGAATACGACGCTACATCAAATGGTAGACCTTCAGCAAGAGTTATACCTTCTGTTCCATGTCCTCAAATTCACGATGACTTACtaaatttcttgaaatcttaTCCTATCGAAGAGCATCCATCTTTAGTTAAAAGAATAGTAAAAACATACCAACCAAAATTGGCTGAGggaaacaaagaaaaattgggCAAATTCACTGCTGTTTTGCTCAGACATATACTTTTCTtggctgaagaagattacTCGGTTAATGTGAAAGAAATTGCATCATTACAAAACGAACTAGTAAGCATTCTAAAGACTCTTTCAGAAAAGTTTACCATTCCACTATCAGAGGATTGTAGAAATATCATCTCAGATATTCAGACtagattcaaagaatccCAGTTCTATGGACTATCTCCATCAGATTTGGTATTTTTCTCTGTTGTTGGTATGTTGTTCTCCACTTCGGATCACTATCATTTAGTCATTACTCCCTGTCTGCTTCTAATTGCAGagtttttggaacaaattAGGTTCAATTctcttcaaaaattaataTTTGGTTCGATACTGGTTAGAATCGCCATCCAGTATCAACGTATAAGCAAGCGTTATATTCCTGAGTTAACATACTTCTTGCAGACATCTTTGCGTTCTCTAATACCGAGTACCAAAGGGGAAACAttagaaaacaaagaaaaacagGAGGACAATTTATCAATAGTAGGCTCGGATATTAACTGGTCCAAGGTCGCCCCTTCTTTAGAATTACACTCATTATTTTCCGAGGATCTAGAAAAGCAAGAATCTATCAAACTGTCCGTGCTGGTCAACAATCTAGAATCAATTGATTGGTGCATAACGAACATCTGGAAAGATCTTACTGCCTTCCCAGAAATCATTAATCCCTTCAAAGACATACTAAACGTGGCTGCCGAAGTATATCCTGGTACTTCTAAACCAAAACAATTAGTGGAAAAGATCGAAAAGCTATTGAAATTCCAAGAACGTCTGCCATTGACGTTGCAACAGCATAAACCACTGGCGATTCCATCAAATACGCCTAAATTCGAAGAGAACTTCAACCCAGATAAGAAGTCGTATGATCCAGATAAGACCAGAAGTGAGTTGAACAAGATGAAGGCgcaattgaagaaggaacGTAAGTTCACTATGAAAGAAATACGTAAAGACACTAGATTCGAGGCAAGACAAGgcattgaagaaaagaagaaggagTACGCCGATTACCATTCCAAGATGGCACGTATTGTCAATCAAATCAGTACTGAAGAAGGTGCTGAGAAAAACAAATATGAGCGTGAAAAGAAGCTCCGTAATACCAAACGTTAACTGCATATTATATAATCTATACTCAACATTAATAAACTTTATCATCGATTGCGATCTGATTTTTTGTAATATTGGTTTAATAGGCCCATAACACCATTTCCCGCCTTCAGTTCGTCAGCATTATCAGCAATATCATCCTTAAAAAGGGTAGATTTGTTGATAAGTGAACCACTCAATGAGCCTAATTCAAGGTCCGAACTACGATCCGGGAATCTCTTCACCCTTGATCGATTAAGATTTCTCTTACGATTGGAGTTTTTACCTAAGGCAAATTGTGTCTTCCAGGAATAGTCTTTAGTAGAGCTGTATGGGTGATAAGATGGCTCGATTGGAGAAGCTGGTAGCTGATTTTTGCCCACTGCATTGCCTGCATTCTTGTAATCGTCAACGAAGTACATATATGACTGAAGCATTTTGTTAACACCCTCATCCGATTCGGTTTCACTATCATCCTGTTCTGCTTGGGAAAACATTCTCTTAGTTTGTTTTTTGGCCTTGGTACCTTTGTCAATTTTAGTAGCTTCAAACATTGCGTACTTACACACGTATCCCAACCCCTCCTCATAGACGGTACATTCTCTAAAAAAATCTATTATTCTTTCTGAATTCTTTGGCAGGGAGAACCATAATATGAAGGGAGTGATTATAATGCTGACTAGTTCCCTTAGTAATAATGTGATTCTCAAGTTGTAAAGCCTACAAAACTCATTTTTGATGTCCTCTGTATGATATTTCCCCTTCCATTCCTTTGGAGCGTAGTGTGTATACGACACAAGTTCCTCCAGTGTTTCCTCTGGTTTGAGAACCGTATACTCATCGTTGATAGAACTGTGACAAACTGCCCATAAAGTACCAAAAACAGTCAtgtaaaataaaacagTTCTGTCAGGTGTAATTTCGAAGTTTAAGAAATTGTCTGGATCAAATATTGTCAGAATACCCAAGATTGCCACAAAAGAACCGGAAACAAACTGTATAAAGCTTAAGGTCAAGCTTAATAATGTATTGGGAAATTGATTGACATAATTGTCCGCTATTATCATGCTCAATCTCATTCttttttggaaaatatgaTATAATTCATTGTATTCCCTAAATTTCCATTCAGCAATAGGAGTATATTGCCGAGAACCTATTGATCCTGGGGAGGTTTTGTACTCATTAAAATATCTGAAGAAGTTCAATAGAACAAAGTATGTTACTAAGAATGGGGATAAGATAATGTTCAAGAATCCAGCAAGAACAAACCTCTTCTTTAACTCCTCTCCCAGGTATTCTCTCTGGCTTTCTCTTAAGAAAGCTTGCTTTAAATAGCCCTTCTCATTGAATGCAAAACCTAAAATACAAAGATTTATGTTCCATTCGAGCGTCTTGGTAAGAGCACATGTTCTTAGTAGAGGTACTGGTAGGGATAAGTCAAGAATATTGTTATCATATAGTGCAATGACAAAATTCTCTTTGCGCATAATTCGATTAGCCACGTCATGCGCACTCAACCTGTTTTTTGCTTTGACTTCGGTAGCATTTGCTGTGATCGCATTCTGATCCTTAAGTAATACTAGTTGTTGAATCACACTTTGCCATGGAATAGTTTGTAAATCTTTATCTGATATGCTTAAAAGGTAGTTGTAAAAGTTTCGGATGTCCTTCAATGCTTTCACATCAAAATACAATTGTAGAACTTTAAGCCCTATGAAGGCGTAAAATATCCATAGAAATACCTTTGCAGTTGGAGAGATCTGTGTCTTATAACATTGTTCAATatgaatttcttcaaaagtatGAGACGATGACAACCTTGAATAATCTATGCAATGGCCCATGTAAGTTGAAATGAATACCACAAACAAGATTGTAGCTAGATGAATAACCTTCTCTGTGATGATACAGTAGAATCCGTTCCCTAGGTAATATTCGTACACCTGCTGCAAAAAAGTGTCTAAATTTTCGATATTTGCCCATTTCCATAAAGCTCGTTCCTTTGGACTAAGTGAAGATAAGCTGTTCTTTGAAGTGCTTGTCAAAGTAGAAATATTGTTAAATATTGGAGGAggtttcaaattgaaatgaGTTGATTTACCTGGTCCTGATTGTTCTGCGACTGATGGCTTTCGGAAGAGAAAACTCTCCTCAAGATTATTCGGCCTTCCGTTATTGCGAAACATCTTTGCAGGGCTATTCCCTAACAATCTTTCGAATACCCTGCTTTCCGAAGGGTTCTTGGTTGACTTAGTTGCTCCTGTAATGGGGTTTTTACCACCTAGATTCAGTCGTTGTCTACCTATGAAAGGTATCGTTTCGTCAGATCCTCTATTACTGTCACGATTTGATAATGGCTCCTCGTCTTCGCTGCTTGAAGGCTGTCCGTATTTCGAAACAGAGCTTGCCAAGTCTTGATCGCTGAaatcctcttcttctaagtgcacttcatcttcttctgtaCCTCCCTCATCGGGCTCTGATTCCGATTGTATTGTTGCCATCCCATCAGATGCTGTATCAAATCTTATGGATTGTGGCTGTTGTATTAGCGGCTCCTCATCATTGCTGTCCTCGttagatgaagatggttcCTGATCGGATTCTATTAGCCTCACATTACCTTCATCCTCGGCATAGTTACTAAAATCCTGTTCCGTAGGCATAGTAATATGGCTCATCTCAGCGGCATCCAAAGAGTTTTCTACAGCAGATGAGTGCACACCAAACACTCTTGATAGAAATGTGTTCTTGGATCCACCATTTACTTTATCCTGACTATCCGTCATAACTCAGACTTCCAAAATTTTATTGATCCAAACTTTTCAAGTTGATTCAATCAACTGACTAAATACCGTGAGAGGTAAGGTTATGGTTGTAGTGTCCTTTCGATTATACCTTGTTTTGTGTTTGTTGAAGTCATTTTTAAGGGAATCCTTGTATACATGAACAAGTTTTGTAATGGAGCCCTGCATATCCAAACATCAACTCGTACTTAATGACTATTCTGATTTCAGGAATTATAACCTGAAAAGGCGATGCATCTTTATTAGGTTACTATGCAGTAGCTGCTGATTGTGTTCGCAGTGGTATTTGAATCTCCCATTCTTGATGTAGTTGTCTACATTAAATTAATGTTATCATACGAATTGATTTGCTGagctttttcttcaactaTCATGTACATGCAGAAATCTATATAATTAGATATGTGGTGTTACAATCGCTCTTCCGTCGATTTGGCCTAGTAGCTCCGCTTCTTCTCCCTCCAAATCTAGTGTAACCACGTCTTGCAAAAATGTAGACTCTGCGCCCCTGCTGATATCCATTACGACGTCCCCGATCTTGATTGACATTTTGCCGGATCGATGCATTCTAATTGAACCAACGTTTCCGATCAAAGGCTCAGGTGAATCTATTTGTGTTTCTTTGCTGTTTTTACTATTTGATTGTTCACTTCCTTCATCTACTTTTGCTTCACCATTTGGCTTTACATCTTCTTCGGTGGATTTCACTGGGGGTTGTGGCTGAAATTCAGGTAGATTTGATGGGAACTGGAAGAACATAAACTTATTTGGAACGTCGTTAATCTTGTTTAACTTTTTGTACATATGTTTATGATCCTCAAATAACAAATTTGTTTCCCTGAGAGCTTCTGCGCTGTCAACAGATTGGAAATcttgttgaagttgaagcaaacgcagtttttcttttaacTGCTGTTCCTTCTCGTTCACTATGTCATTTAAAGTACCATCCGATTGTTCTGGTTCTAGCTTCACAGGTCCTGGTGTTGGTTCCCTGGTCTGCAAAGTTGACATGGATTCCTGGACAACTTTCTGTAGAGAATCCACCTTTTCGTGATTGATACGAACTGCCCTGACAGGGAAAAGATTGGCCAATTGTTTAGAGGCTCTGGTCTCTTCACTCATGGCTGCATCAGTATTAGaatcctcatcttcatcaaacaGATCGTCagtttccttcttgaagTCTGCCTCTGTATACTCTTTCCCCATGTTAATTCTCTTCCCAGcttttgaatcttctgcGTCCGATCCCTCtgcttcatcatcagaaacaGCTTTCAAACCGCGTTGCACAAGACTGCTTTGAGAACCCTCCGTCTTAATGAATCCATTATTCCCTTTATTAGATCCTCCAGAGAAATTACCAGCTGCCAATGGGCCTGATGTGATAATTCTTGTGTTGTTTAAATACTTCGGCTGCCTCTTCTGGTTGCCCTGTGGTTTCTGtgtatatttcttcttctcaacCTGTTTATTCGGCTCTTCTACCTTCAGAACGTTAGCATCTCGTTCCTCCTTAGATTTACGAGCTACCACTTTGGGCTTAAACTTCAGCGAGGTTCCGGTTGATGGTTTCCCCTGGTTCAATCCAGGTAAACGTCCACTCATCTTTAGTTGATTCCTATCACAATTTGATGCAAATAACTTCTTGACTCAAGCGTTTAATACTGCGATTCTCGACCGTTTCTTCGTTCAACAGCAAATCCTAATATGAAAACGAAGACTAGTTACTGGATACTAACCCTTGCATTGACTATTTGCGCATCAACTTTGCTCATCTCATTGTGATCTCTTCCAGTAGTAGTGCAGCTTTCAATTTTGGtgaaaaatcttgaaaaagCAATGttggaaaattttgtttaaagttaaagctcatctcatctcatctcaatTCAGAGAATAGGTATAACTAAGAGAATGACAAGCTGCATAACAGGTAACTACTATCAGCCGCTGTAATCGACTGTATATTGAGTTGGACTTAAATTGTACTGGACATTGTACTTCAAATATGGCAAAGAGAGGTGCAAAGGTCTCAAAAAGAGGGTCTAATCGTAGACAAGAccaggaagaagatgttgcCTATGGCATGAATGAGGTCGATGACTTTGCAAAcaagagagaaaaagtGCTACTTGAGGACGCAGGTCTTGATCAAAGGGAaccagaagatgattttgatctttcagtggatgaagaagaagaagtgaTGGGAATGTCAGATGAAGATAGTGAGgatgaaagtgaagaagttgaagatgatgaaagtgaacaagaagaattaaCAGGTGAAGCTGTGTATAAGAAGGTTTTTGGTAGGAAATTAGACGTTGGTGAGAAtgcagaagaagagagtGGTACTATGCTGGACAATGAGAACGCATGGGGTGCTTCTAAGGCAGAATACTACGGTGCCGATGACTTGGACGATGAAGAGACTGCAAGAGAGATAGAAAAGGAAGCTTTGCGCcaacagaagaaacatTTGGAAGACCTTCATATGGAAGACTATCTTGAggatgaagttgatgaagaatGGGTAAAAGAAGCTAAGGAATTCGATTTAGGTCAATTTAAAGATCAAAAGGATCAAGAACGTCCTACTGAAATCTCCCTTAGGGATGTTCTCAACATGGACTTAGAGAGAAAGGAAGGTTTCTTGAAGACATCCTTCCCAGAATACCTTCCTTTATCAAAGGAATTCAGTAAATTATCACCCGTTTTAGACGAGCTGAAACTCAAACAAACTGAGGAGAATAATGAATTGATTCAGATCAAAATTATGGCATTATCTTCATATCTTGGAACAATTAGTTCATATTTTGCAGTTTTCTTATATGAATTACAGAATAACGaagatttcatttctaTGAAAGATCATCCGGTAATGGAGCGTATTTTGGAGTGTAAAGAAATTTGGAGACAAGCTAGCGAACTACCGGACACAGAAGCAATACGCTTTGAGCAAGACTCTGACgctgaagaaaatattTCGGATATTGGTGAACTTGATGAAGAACTATTACAAGAACAGGATGAACTGGACAGTGAAGCAAGTGCCAGTGACGATGAGgcagaagatgagaatGAGGACGAGGAGGGTGATATGGAAAgcgaagaagaagaaaactttGATATCGAACTTTCGAACAGAGCTGCAAACAAAGTTCAGAAAGACAGGATATTACAAGACGTTGATGactttgttgaagatgagatTGCAGATGTTGATGtccaagaaaagaaaacaaggAAGAAGACGTTACGTTTCTACACTTCCAAAATCGATCAAAAGGCTAGTAAGAAGACTGATAGATTCAAAGGTGATGACGATATTCCCTACAAAGAAAGACTTTACGAAAGACAACAGAGGCTACTTGAAGAAGCTAGAAAACGTGGCTTGCATGATAAAAATGCGGCAGATCTTAATACGGATGATATCAACTCggatgatgaaaagacTGCCAAAGACATTAAACGTGATGCCGAGAATGAATATTACAAGAGCATCAGGGCTGATAGACAACACAAGAAAGATTCCCGTCTTCAAGCACACAAAGAGGTGGCGAAAGCTGCTAAGGAAGGAAAATTGGCTGAATTGGCCGAACACATTACAGAAGATGGTAAACGTGCAATCAACTATCAAATTCTAAAGAATAAGGGTCTAACAccaagaaggaagaaggaCAACAGAAATTCGCGTGtcaaaaagagaaagaagtacGAAAAAGCTCAAAAGAAGCTCAAATCTGTGCGTGCTGTCTACTCTGGTGGTCAATCTGGTGCGTATGAAGGTGAAAAGACTGGTATTAAGAAGAATCTAACGAAGTCTGTGAAATTTAAAAATTAGTACTAGATGATATTTAGTGTATCTATATACTCCATgcattaaaaaaaaactcGCATTATTCATTCGTGTAATATTTTGCTTTCTGAGTACTCACGAATTAGCAGCTTTGTCCAGCATCCAATATTCTTTGTAGTTTTCTCCG
This window encodes:
- the ATG9 gene encoding autophagy protein ATG9 (similar to uniprot|Q12142 Saccharomyces cerevisiae YDL149W ATG9 Transmembrane protein involved in formation of Cvt and autophagic vesicles cycles between the pre-autophagosomal structure and other cytosolic punctate structures not found in autophagosomes), whose amino-acid sequence is MTDSQDKVNGGSKNTFLSRVFGVHSSAVENSLDAAEMSHITMPTEQDFSNYAEDEGNVRLIESDQEPSSSNEDSNDEEPLIQQPQSIRFDTASDGMATIQSESEPDEGGTEEDEVHLEEEDFSDQDLASSVSKYGQPSSSEDEEPLSNRDSNRGSDETIPFIGRQRLNLGGKNPITGATKSTKNPSESRVFERLLGNSPAKMFRNNGRPNNLEESFLFRKPSVAEQSGPGKSTHFNLKPPPIFNNISTLTSTSKNSLSSLSPKERALWKWANIENLDTFLQQVYEYYLGNGFYCIITEKVIHLATILFVVFISTYMGHCIDYSRLSSSHTFEEIHIEQCYKTQISPTAKVFLWIFYAFIGLKVLQLYFDVKALKDIRNFYNYLLSISDKDLQTIPWQSVIQQLVLLKDQNAITANATEVKAKNRLSAHDVANRIMRKENFVIALYDNNILDLSLPVPLLRTCALTKTLEWNINLCILGFAFNEKGYLKQAFLRESQREYLGEELKKRFVLAGFLNIILSPFLVTYFVLLNFFRYFNEYKTSPGSIGSRQYTPIAEWKFREYNELYHIFQKRMRLSMIIADNYVNQFPNTLLSLTLSFIQFVSGSFVAILGILTIFDPDNFLNFEITPDRTVLFYMTVFGTLWAVCHSSINDEYTVLKPEETLEELVSYTHYAPKEWKGKYHTEDIKNEFCRLYNLRITLLLRELVSIIITPFILWFSLPKNSERIIDFFRECTVYEEGLGYVCKYAMFEATKIDKGTKAKKQTKRMFSQAEQDDSETESDEGVNKMLQSYMYFVDDYKNAGNAVGKNQLPASPIEPSYHPYSSTKDYSWKTQFALGKNSNRKRNLNRSRVKRFPDRSSDLELGSLSGSLINKSTLFKDDIADNADELKAGNGVMGLLNQYYKKSDRNR
- the SAS10 gene encoding rRNA-processing protein SAS10 (similar to uniprot|Q05842 Saccharomyces cerevisiae YDL153C SAS10 Component of the small (ribosomal) subunit (SSU) processosome required for pre-18S rRNa processing essential nucleolar protein that when overproduced disrupts silencing); translation: MAKRGAKVSKRGSNRRQDQEEDVAYGMNEVDDFANKREKVLLEDAGLDQREPEDDFDLSVDEEEEVMGMSDEDSEDESEEVEDDESEQEELTGEAVYKKVFGRKLDVGENAEEESGTMLDNENAWGASKAEYYGADDLDDEETAREIEKEALRQQKKHLEDLHMEDYLEDEVDEEWVKEAKEFDLGQFKDQKDQERPTEISLRDVLNMDLERKEGFLKTSFPEYLPLSKEFSKLSPVLDELKLKQTEENNELIQIKIMALSSYLGTISSYFAVFLYELQNNEDFISMKDHPVMERILECKEIWRQASELPDTEAIRFEQDSDAEENISDIGELDEELLQEQDELDSEASASDDEAEDENEDEEGDMESEEEENFDIELSNRAANKVQKDRILQDVDDFVEDEIADVDVQEKKTRKKTLRFYTSKIDQKASKKTDRFKGDDDIPYKERLYERQQRLLEEARKRGLHDKNAADLNTDDINSDDEKTAKDIKRDAENEYYKSIRADRQHKKDSRLQAHKEVAKAAKEGKLAELAEHITEDGKRAINYQILKNKGLTPRRKKDNRNSRVKKRKKYEKAQKKLKSVRAVYSGGQSGAYEGEKTGIKKNLTKSVKFKN
- the NOP14 gene encoding snoRNA-binding rRNA-processing protein NOP14 (similar to uniprot|Q99207 Saccharomyces cerevisiae YDL148C NOP14 Nucleolar protein forms a complex with Noc4p that mediates maturation and nuclear export of 40S ribosomal subunits also present in the small subunit processome complex which is required for processing of pre-18S rRNA) produces the protein MGGSQLKNLKAALKANGLTGQTNVKKSSKKKGKSPREFDREERQKTIERIREQFNPFDVKTNRNKKVGVMRESAAKLAVGKPGITKQAGEDQRKMFYEAKKSSKNRSGGVLDKRFGEKDKNLTSEEIMLERFTKERQRQSSTKRSLFNLDDSDGGEDENVYGEKLTHYGKSLSLEDDFDEGDLGLQHSDSEDFRLKQAGKRNMADQYGDEGLGDDALQEPARKKTKAEVMQEVIAKSKFYKHERQKAQEKLVQDIEGLDDDFESIMSELRTLPKTKPSQTEISTSTDIAPDYDIKVKELVLEKRAAPADRTKTDEEIKKEYEDKQKELEQKRLDRMNGIFNIEDQKDAGVEDLGEEFWEDSDSEEGEYGEYIKAIPDSDDDVDFEKDNNDDNEYDATSNGRPSARVIPSVPCPQIHDDLLNFLKSYPIEEHPSLVKRIVKTYQPKLAEGNKEKLGKFTAVLLRHILFLAEEDYSVNVKEIASLQNELVSILKTLSEKFTIPLSEDCRNIISDIQTRFKESQFYGLSPSDLVFFSVVGMLFSTSDHYHLVITPCLLLIAEFLEQIRFNSLQKLIFGSILVRIAIQYQRISKRYIPELTYFLQTSLRSLIPSTKGETLENKEKQEDNLSIVGSDINWSKVAPSLELHSLFSEDLEKQESIKLSVLVNNLESIDWCITNIWKDLTAFPEIINPFKDILNVAAEVYPGTSKPKQLVEKIEKLLKFQERLPLTLQQHKPLAIPSNTPKFEENFNPDKKSYDPDKTRSELNKMKAQLKKERKFTMKEIRKDTRFEARQGIEEKKKEYADYHSKMARIVNQISTEEGAEKNKYEREKKLRNTKR
- the RPC53 gene encoding DNA-directed RNA polymerase III subunit C53 (similar to uniprot|P25441 Saccharomyces cerevisiae YDL150W RPC53 RNA polymerase III subunit C53), with product MSGRLPGLNQGKPSTGTSLKFKPKVVARKSKEERDANVLKVEEPNKQVEKKKYTQKPQGNQKRQPKYLNNTRIITSGPLAAGNFSGGSNKGNNGFIKTEGSQSSLVQRGLKAVSDDEAEGSDAEDSKAGKRINMGKEYTEADFKKETDDLFDEDEDSNTDAAMSEETRASKQLANLFPVRAVRINHEKVDSLQKVVQESMSTLQTREPTPGPVKLEPEQSDGTLNDIVNEKEQQLKEKLRLLQLQQDFQSVDSAEALRETNLLFEDHKHMYKKLNKINDVPNKFMFFQFPSNLPEFQPQPPVKSTEEDVKPNGEAKVDEGSEQSNSKNSKETQIDSPEPLIGNVGSIRMHRSGKMSIKIGDVVMDISRGAESTFLQDVVTLDLEGEEAELLGQIDGRAIVTPHI